The Candidatus Brocadiia bacterium genome includes the window GGCGGCCAGGGCGGTGTATTCGCCCAGGCTCAGGCCGGCCAGGGCGTCAAACTTGGGCAGTTTGGATTGCTCTTTGAGCACTTCCAGTGCGGCCAGGCTCATAACCAGGATGGCTGGCTGGCAGATATTGGTCTTGTTGAGCTCGTCCTCGGGGCCGTCAAAGCACAGTTTGGCCAGGTCAAACCCCATTATTTGGTTAGCCCGGTCGAATACCTTGCGGGCAGTCGGGTTATTCTGGGCCAGTTCCTTGCCCATGCCGACAAACTGGGCTCCCTGCCCCGGGAACAATAACGCTGTTTTGTTATCTGTCATAGTATTTAACGGATTTTCCGCCGGAGGCGAATCAGCCTCAGACTGAAACGGATTAAGCTGAAACACATCCGTCGGATGTCGCACAATCAGCTTACATGGTATCTAAAGGATATACTAAGTGGCGACAAAGGTCAAGATTTTGATGATTATGGCCAGGCCGGCGCGGATGCTACTTGGGGCTATTCTTTTTGTAGAATTTCCGTTCCTGTGAGCGGGAGCGTTCGGTCCAGTTGGAGCTGGGGTCGGCCTTTTCGGCCAGGGCCTGGTATTCGCCCAGGCGGGCGTCGAGGTTGTCTATGTAGTGTAGCATCAGGGCTTCGGGCGTCATAGGCAGAACCGGCGCGCCGAATTCGCGCTGGCCGTGATGGCTGCTGATAAGGTGTTTCAATAGGGTCAGGCGCTCGGCCGGGAAGTCTTTTATGCTCTTTGCCCGCTCTTCGACCATGGATACGCCGATGACGGTATGGCCGAGCAGGTAGCCTTCGTCGGTCATCTTGGGCGCCAGCTGGATTTCGTATTCGCGGATTTTCCCGATATCGTGCAGGAATGTACCGGTCAGGAGCAGGTCGGTATCGATGATTTTGTGGTAGCAGGGGCTTATCTGGAGCGCCAGCTGGAGCAGGTTGACGGTGTGTTCCAGCAGTCCGCCCACATAGTTATGGTGGAACTCTATGGCGGCCGGGGATATCCTTAGCTGCTCGACGAATTTCTTGTCATCCATAAATGACTTTATCAACCCGGCGAAATAGGGGTCTTTGACGCCGGCCAGGATGTTCCTGAGCTCTTCCATCAGGAGCTCGATATCCTTGCCGGTATGGGCCAGGTAGTTGGACCGGTCGGTGTCTGCCGGGACGTCGGCATCCAGGTTGGATATTTTGAGTTGGAGTTCGTTCTGGTAGGGTTCGACCAGCGCCTGGCAGTTTATCAGGTCTCCGGTCTTGCAGCGGCGGTTGAATTCGTCGGCCTTGTCCCAGACCATGCCTTTGATGCGACCGCTTTTATCGGTCAGTTCCAGGACCAGGAATGGCGCGCCGGCCCGGGTCTTGCGAAGTTGTTTATCGGATACCAGGTAGATATCCCGGACGCTGTCGCCTTCCTTGAGAGCGTTGATGAATTTATGCGGCATAAAATCCGGTAAAATGACAGATTTTAATTACCTTCTAAATCCGCCGCCGCCTGAGCGCGGGCGGAACCCGCCGCCGGACGGTGATTGGGGCGCTTCTGACTGTTCGCTGCCCGGTTCGGGCGGCGGAAGCAGTTCCTTACGGCTGAGTTTTATGCGGCCGGTGTCGTCTATGCTGATGAGCTTAACCTGGATTTTGTCGCCCATCTTGAGGACGTCACTGACCGACTTGACGAATCCGTGCGAGAGTTCGGATATATGGACCATACCGTCGCGGCCGGGGATTATTTCTACGAAAGCGCCGAAATCCTTGATGCCGGTGACGGTGCCGTCGTAAATTTTGCCGATTTCCGGTTCGGCCGTCATATTGGCGATGATGGTGCGGGCGGCTTCGGCCATAACCAGGTTATCGGCGTAAATCAGGATGGTGCCGTCCTGTTCGATTTCCACCTTGGCCTTGGTATCGGCTTCGAGCTTCTTGATATGTTTTCCAGCCGGTCCGATGACCATGCCGATTTTTTCAGGGTCAATCTTGATCTTAAGGACTCTGGGAGCGGATTCCGCGATATCGGCCCTGGGCTGGGCGATTATTTCCTGCATCCGGCCCAGTATATGCATACGGCCTTCCTTGGCTTGGGCCAGCGCCCGGGTCATTATGTCGGGAGTCAGGCCGTGTATCTTGATATCCATCTGGACCGCGGTGATGCCGTCCTTGGTGCCGGCCACTTTGAAGTCCATATCGCCGTGTTTGTCCTCGTTGCCGAGGATGTCCGAAAGGATGGCGATTTTATCCGATTCGCTGATAAGGCCCATGGCGATGCCGGAAACTGGTTTTTTCAGGGGCACGCCGGCGTCCATAAGACAGAGCGAACTACCGCAGACGGTGGCCATTGAGGATGAGCCGTTGGATTGCAGGATGTCCGAAACGATGCGGATAATGTATGGGAATTCGGTGAATTCAGGCAGCATCGGCTCTATGGCGTGTTCGGCCAGGTTGCCGTGCCCGATTTCCCGGCGGCCCGGGCCGCTTAGGCGCTTGACTTCGCCGGTCGAGAACGGCGGGAAGTTATAATGGAGCATAAACCGCTTCTCGTATTCTTCTTCCAGGCCTTCGATAGTCTGGGCGTCGTCGGCGGTTCCGAGAGTGACGTTGACCAATGCCTGGGTTTCACCGCGGGTAAACAGCGATGAACCATGGGTTCGGGGCAGGAATCCGACCATGCCGGATATCGGGCGGATATCCTTCAGCCCGCGGCCGTCCATGCGTTTGCCGTCCAGGGCCAAGCTTCGGACTATTTCGTGCTCCATCTGCTTGAAGACGGTGCTTATCTGGCTGGACAACTTGTCTTTTTCATCTTCGGCTACGTCTTTGAGGTAGCGTTCTTTGACTGATTCCTTGAGTTTCTTTATGGCGTCGCGGCGTTCCTGCTTGGCCTTTATCAGGATGCTCTTTTCCAGGTCGGAATACGATTCTTTACGGATGGATTTGGCCAGCTTCTCCAGTGATTCGTCAGGTTTTTCCTCTGCTATCTTTCTGGGCTTGATGTTCATCTGTTTAAGGATTTCATTCTGGCCGGCCACCAATTTCTTGATATATTCGTGTCCGAAGAGTATGGCTTCGATAAGTGTTTCTTCGGGTATTTCCTTGGCAAAGCCTTCGACCATCATGACCGAGTCAGCCGAGCCGGAGATGACCAGTTCCATACTTCCGGTTTTGATTTCATCGTATGAGGGGTTGAGTACGAATTGTTTGTTGACATAGCCGACACGGACAGCGCCGATAGGGCCTTTGAATCCGACGTTGGCGAGGCACAGGGCCATAGAGGCGCCGTTCATAGCCAGGATATCGGGGTCGTTATTCTTATCAGCCGAGAGGACCATGGTCATAATAAGGATTTCCTGCTTGAATCCTTTGGGGAATAGCGGCCTGACTGGACGG containing:
- the pnp gene encoding polyribonucleotide nucleotidyltransferase, which encodes MQPFKVTTELGDKKFIIETGHLAQLANGSALITYGDSVVLATVVIGEPRESNGFGDDDMLPLTVDYREKTSAAGKIPGGFFKREGRPSTKEILTMRMIDRPVRPLFPKGFKQEILIMTMVLSADKNNDPDILAMNGASMALCLANVGFKGPIGAVRVGYVNKQFVLNPSYDEIKTGSMELVISGSADSVMMVEGFAKEIPEETLIEAILFGHEYIKKLVAGQNEILKQMNIKPRKIAEEKPDESLEKLAKSIRKESYSDLEKSILIKAKQERRDAIKKLKESVKERYLKDVAEDEKDKLSSQISTVFKQMEHEIVRSLALDGKRMDGRGLKDIRPISGMVGFLPRTHGSSLFTRGETQALVNVTLGTADDAQTIEGLEEEYEKRFMLHYNFPPFSTGEVKRLSGPGRREIGHGNLAEHAIEPMLPEFTEFPYIIRIVSDILQSNGSSSMATVCGSSLCLMDAGVPLKKPVSGIAMGLISESDKIAILSDILGNEDKHGDMDFKVAGTKDGITAVQMDIKIHGLTPDIMTRALAQAKEGRMHILGRMQEIIAQPRADIAESAPRVLKIKIDPEKIGMVIGPAGKHIKKLEADTKAKVEIEQDGTILIYADNLVMAEAARTIIANMTAEPEIGKIYDGTVTGIKDFGAFVEIIPGRDGMVHISELSHGFVKSVSDVLKMGDKIQVKLISIDDTGRIKLSRKELLPPPEPGSEQSEAPQSPSGGGFRPRSGGGGFRR
- a CDS encoding HD domain-containing protein, with the protein product MPHKFINALKEGDSVRDIYLVSDKQLRKTRAGAPFLVLELTDKSGRIKGMVWDKADEFNRRCKTGDLINCQALVEPYQNELQLKISNLDADVPADTDRSNYLAHTGKDIELLMEELRNILAGVKDPYFAGLIKSFMDDKKFVEQLRISPAAIEFHHNYVGGLLEHTVNLLQLALQISPCYHKIIDTDLLLTGTFLHDIGKIREYEIQLAPKMTDEGYLLGHTVIGVSMVEERAKSIKDFPAERLTLLKHLISSHHGQREFGAPVLPMTPEALMLHYIDNLDARLGEYQALAEKADPSSNWTERSRSQERKFYKKNSPK